The following is a genomic window from candidate division KSB1 bacterium.
AGGTCAAAATATTCATTTTTTACAAATTTGAAGTCGTTGATCAACTGAGTAGCTTCTCCCAGGTCACCGAGATTGTCTAATTTCTTATTAGGCATGATTCTAATATAGAAAACGCTAAAAACAAATGCAATTCAAACTTTGCAATTTAAGCTTTACTAAGCCCTTGAGTTTAGTAAGCTATTCTTATTTGACTAATCTTTAATAGTGTCGTATCATATTATGAAAACGGTTGAGAACAAATGAACGAACAAGTCATTATACATATTTTAAATGCGAGTAAAAAAGGCGACTCTACTGCTTTTAGAAAACTCGTTGAATACTTTCAATCTTATGTGTTCTCGTTGGCTATGCGCTTTTTGGGCAATGAAGAAGATGCCAAAGATGTGACTCAAGAGAGTTTTATTCGGGTTTGGAAACATTTGAAAAAATATGATTCAAAAAGTAAATTTACCACCTGGCTGTACAAAATCGTTAGCAATCTCTGTTTCGACCGTCTGAAGACCAATGCCAGGAGACAGAACATTTTCAGTCAAAATGATTTTTCAATGATGCACGAAAAAGCCGATGACTCGAATTTAGAACAAGACGCAGTTAATACTGAATTGATAGAAACGATAAAAAATCTGGCGCGGGAACTGA
Proteins encoded in this region:
- a CDS encoding RNA polymerase sigma factor, which translates into the protein MNEQVIIHILNASKKGDSTAFRKLVEYFQSYVFSLAMRFLGNEEDAKDVTQESFIRVWKHLKKYDSKSKFTTWLYKIVSNLCFDRLKTNARRQNIFSQNDFSMMHEKADDSNLEQDAVNTELIETIKNLARELTPQQRMVFVLNEFQELDIKEIAKILSISNR